The Bacillus sp. F19 DNA segment CAATCTGTATTCCGCCTATTGGAATGGGACTTGCGACGTTCTTAGGAAAGAAAAAATTCCAGCCTGCAGAAAGAGAAGCAGGAAAAGCATCATTTACAATGGGATTATTCGGAATCACAGAAGGAGCAATCCCGTTTGCAGCTCAAGATCCGCTTCGTGTCATTCCAAGCATTATGGCCGGTTCTATGATTGGTTCAGTTATCGCGATGCTTGGACATGTTGGAGACAAAGTTGCACATGGAGGACCGATCGTTGCCGTCCTTGGAGCTGTTGATAATGTTCTGATGTTTTTTATCGCCGTTATTGCAGGTTCGTTTGTAACAGCTCTTTTGGTCAATATCTTGAAAAGAGATATTCAAACATTAGATATCCCTGATGCAGAAGAAGCTGAAGAAACACTAGAAGTACCTCAAAAAGCAGCAAATATAGAAATTAAAAAATTAACAGATATTACCGACCTAGAGCTAATTGACGTGAATTTAACCGGATTAACACGTGATGATGTTATTGATGAAATGATACAGAAATTAGATGATGCAGGAGCCTTAAGTTCAACTTCAGATTTCAAACAGGCTATCCTAAACCGAGAACAAGAAAGTTCAACAGGAATTGGCATGAACATTGCTATCCCTCACGGAAAATCAATGGCCGTAAAGAAACCTCGCGTTGTTTTTGGTCTCAAAAAAGATGGGGTAGACTGGAAAAGCCTTGATGGTACAGATGCAAAGCTGATTTTCATGATTGCTGTTCCTAAGGATAGTGAAGGGAATGAACATTTAAAAATCCTTCAAATGCTTTCTCGGAAACTGATGGATGAAAGCTATAGAGAACAATTATTAGCTGTTAAAACAAAAGAAGAAGCATTTAAGCTACTAGAATCGATTGAATAGGTTAGCCGCCAAGAGAGTTCAGTCCTCAAACTAAAGGATAAATTTTAGCCCTTTTTCTCATTTTTGATGGGAAGAGGGCCTGAACTTTTTACTTGAAAAAAAAGATGTTTCAAAGGACACAGTATGACAACTTATATACTTAAAAGATAATAAGGATGAAAGGGAGAGATTTGTTTTGACCATTGAGCCATTGTTTTTTGAACCTATTTTTAAAGAAAGAATTTGGGGCGGAGAGAACCTGACTTCCTTCGGATATGATATTCCATATACTCAAACAGGAGAGTGCTGGGCATTCGCAGCACATTCAAATGGACAAAGTGTTGTAAAAAATGGCGCATATAAAGGGTTATCCTTGGGTGAACTATGGGAAAAACACCGTGAGTTATTTGGAAATATAGCAGGAGACCGTTTTCCTCTTCTTACTAAAATATTAGACGCAAATCAAGACTTGTCGGTTCAGGTTCATCCTAATGATGAGTATGCCAAGATTCATGAGAATGGAGAGTTAGGGAAAACCGAATGCTGGTATATTATTGATTGTAAAGATAATGCCGAAATTATTTATGGACATCATGCAAAAACAAAAGAAGAACTAATTCGGATGATTGAAAATGAAGAATGGGATAAACTGCTTCGTTCGGTAAAAGTCAAACCAGGTGATTTCTTCTATGTACCTAGTGGAACCATTCATGCGATTGGTGAAGGCATTATCATATTAGAGACGCAGCAAAACTCTGATACTACTTACCGTGTATATGATTATAATCGAAAGGATTCACAAGGGAATCTTCGTGAGCTTCATATTCAAAAAAGTATCGAAGTAACCGAAGTTCCTTTCTCAGCAAATAAATTAATTACTCAACCTGAAAAAATTGAGGGTTTAACGATCGATTCACTAATTGAATGCCCTTACTTTACAGTACAAAAATGGGAAATAGATGGATCAGCCAGCTTAAAACAACAAAAGCCATTCCTTCTTGTAAGTGTTATTCATGGAGAGGGTGAACTTATCCATAATGGTAATCATTCCTTCTTTAAAAAAGGAGATCACTTTTTATTACCTGGTGAATTCGGTGAATTCGAGCTTGCAGGTAAATCAGAACTTATTATTTCAAGTATTTAAGAGACAATTCGCCGCTCTCGTATGAAAGAATCATAAAGTTATTTACTTATAACAACTTAAATAAGGAAATGTAAGAAAGGACAACTCTTAGAGTTGTCCTTTCAGATTGTAGACAAAAGGCATTCGGATGAACTCTATCCGAATGCTTTTTGTCATTTCTAGGGCTAATTTGATGTTTGTAGGCCTATTCGTTGACTATTTTTATACCGCTTTCGCTGGCTTCCATGTCCAGGATGCCAACTTTTTCAAGTTCATGGCAGCAAAAGTAAGCATCGCCTGCATGGACAATTTTTTGAGTCCTCTCAACGTTGTCCAACGCATACCATGCTTTTCTTTTGCATCTGCAAAGACACGCTCTATCGTTTCTTTACGTTTTGCATAAATTGTTTTGTTCTCTTCTGTATGACGAAGGTGTTCAGCTTCATCTAAGTATTCTTGCCAGAGATGCCTTTCAATCAATTTCTGATGATTTTGGCTCTCCGTACATTGGCTTAGGAATGGGCAATTTTCACAAACCTTCGGATCGGAAGAGTATTGTCTGTATCCTTTTTTCGTAGTAGTTCTGTAAGGAAGCACTTGATCGTGCGGGCATATGTAACAATCAAAATGTTCGTCGTACACATAATCACTTTTCTTGAAAAATCCATCTTTTGTTTTTGGCCGTGTATAAGGAAAAACCGGACGAATTTCTTTTTCGTTCAAATAGTGAGCAAGAGCAGGGTTCTTGTAAGCAGCATCGGCAGCAACAGCAGCAGGTTTCTTGTGAAGCTCAGTTACTTGATCAAGTAGAGGCTCGAATATTGCACTGTCGTGCACGTTACCAGGCGTAACGATTGTCCCCAGAACAAATCCTTTTTCGTCAGAGGCTGCGTGAAATGAGTAAGCGAACTGTTTTGTTCTTTCATCTTTTACGTAATAGCCACTTTCCGGATCCGTCGTACTTTCTTTAATCTCTTTCTCTTCCGGTTCAAATTTATCTGGGGGAAAAGGCTTTTTTCCGTTTTCTTCGCGGTCTAGATTGAGTTCGTTTTGGAGCCTTTCCTCATATGATTTCGTTTCTTTTCGTACGATTTTTTTCTGATACTTTCGTTTATTAGCACTAGCCTTTACGTGAGTTGAATCAATAAATACCTGTTCTCCATTGACCAGTTTCTTATCAATCGCCTCTTTTAAGATGCGGTAAAATATCTGCTCAAACAGATCTGTATCCTTAAAGCGCCGTTCATAGTTTTACCGAATGTTGAGAAGTGGGGCACCTTGTCATGAAAACCAAAACCCAAAAACCAACGGTAGGCTAAGTTGGTTTCAATCTCTTCAATGGTTCTTCTCATGGATCGAATACCGAAAAGGTATTGGATGAAGGTCATTTTAATCAATATGACCGGATCAATACTTGGACGACCTCGATCTGCGGAATAGACTTTCTCTACTAATGGATAGATGAAAGAAAAATCGAGAGCTTGTTCAATTTTACGGACTAAGTGATCTTCCGGCACCAACTGTTCAAGTGTAATCATTTCTAGTTGATCGCGATTCATTTGATTATTTTTAGACAACATCCAAATCACCTCTGTATTGTTCTATTTTCATTATATAAAAAAACTGCCGACAAATCCCCCAAAAAGGGGGGATTTGTCGACAGTCTGAAAGGACAACTCTTAGAGTTGTCCTTTCTCAATGAAAAATGGTTTTCATTATTTTTCACTGAACGCGATTTGCAATCCAATAAAGCCCAGCAATGAACCTTTTATGACGTTCATTATCTTTGCTATAAACGTTTTTCTTAATAGTAGATTGCGTATTTTATCCGAAAATACACTAACTGCTATAAAAATGATTAAAGCCAGAACCATAAATAAATCCTAAAGTATCCTTATTCTTTTAGCATAATTACCTCAATTCGTTGATAAAACGATGGGGCATGTAATGTTCATCAAAATACCTTTTTTGTACAATTGATCCGTTTTAATGGTTCATGGATTTCAATTTTCTCCCTAAAGTTCAAGGACAACCGGTAATGGTTCGTAATCAAGATAAAGATGTAATATTAATCGGGTTAGAGCCAGCATTCCGTGATCACACAGAATATCTCTTTAGACTCCTTTCAAATGCTATTTTTTAAAAATAAAAAAAGGATTTGACCCATTAGTTAAGCTATTAGCCGAATATTGGAGACTTATAAATCAAAGTTTCCGATATTCGGTTTAATGATTTATTTAACTAACATTCAGCGGTTTTCACAAAAATTCAGATGGATTAATTAGAATAAATTTTTTTCGTTTAGGGGGTAATTATTTGCCTTAGCTTGAAGGGCATGTGGCGGTAGCCCTAGTTGAAAAACAAAAAGTTGCCGGAAATCTTCTTGATTATGGCAACCCTCTAGTGAGTACCCATATTTAACAATTAAATCTTTATTATGTTGAATAACAAGAATAATTATATTGTTTGAAGTTAACATTATGACTTGATTGTTATAAAAAGAGAGGGGGTCTTAATATGAACAAACAACGTGCACAAGAGATTGCTGCATCACCAGTTATGGCTAATGTAACCTATAATGAAGCTCCAATCTATATTCAGAATGTGGATGAAAACAATGAAACAGCTAGAATTTATCCTATTGATGAACCACAGAATGAACAAGTGGTTCCTTTGTCTAACTTAAAAGAACATTAAATCTTCAAAGCGAGTTCATTCGATGTGTTCGGCGAGCGGCTCTCAGGATGGAAGCAAATTAATGAAAAGCACAAGGCAGTATTGACGGGATCACTCCTTAACTCATATGCATGGTATACAGTCGAGAGCATCCTCTTTGTGCGTCCGGATGTGACTGTTGCACATATTCAACAATACCCGGCGACCTCTGAAGGGGAATATTAGAAAATGGTCAAGGCAGTCTAGCTATTTACGTGATGGTCAAAGAACAGGGAACATGGCAGGTCGCCGCATGACAGAATACGCTAGTCCAATAATCTTATTTCAACTAAAGAGTTCGTTAGTAAAGATCTGAGCTGCCTTTTAGGCAGCTTTCTTTCTTTTACCACCTATCTGGTCAGTTTAGCTTCATGCTAATTATAGATAATTAACTTTTATAGGAATAAATTTGTTAGTGGAGTCTTGGTATATGATTAAAGTAATAGCCCTCGTTTTCCTTATGCCGTCTAATAGGAGAAAAGTAAGGAAGGTTTTTCAGAAAATGGATCTTTTATCCATGTTTTAAATTAGACCTATTTCCTTTTTGACGAAATATTCAGATTATATATAATCAATATATAGATATATATTGTTATATTTTTCATATATGTCTATATAACAACATATCAATCGAGAATGAAAACAGCAGAAACGAAAGGATCTGCTGTTTTTTCTTCATAGGAAATGCACCAATCAAATGAAAGGAGGTTAAAAGGTTTAGCCTGTTCAATTAAATTTCCTTAGGAGGTTCTTATGAAATCAATTGTCAGTCTTCTAATTACATTGAGCATCTTCTTATCAATCTTTAGTCCAATGAGGGTTCAGGCAAAGCAGCATCAAACTCAAAATGCAGAAAGAGCCGTTCAATCATATGAGTCTCTGCAGCATTACTTTTATAAGGAAGATTCAAAATTGTATTTAGAGGAATTTCCTTATCAAAGCGGAAATCCATATTCC contains these protein-coding regions:
- the manA gene encoding mannose-6-phosphate isomerase, class I; the protein is MEPLFFEPIFKERIWGGENLTSFGYDIPYTQTGECWAFAAHSNGQSVVKNGAYKGLSLGELWEKHRELFGNIAGDRFPLLTKILDANQDLSVQVHPNDEYAKIHENGELGKTECWYIIDCKDNAEIIYGHHAKTKEELIRMIENEEWDKLLRSVKVKPGDFFYVPSGTIHAIGEGIIILETQQNSDTTYRVYDYNRKDSQGNLRELHIQKSIEVTEVPFSANKLITQPEKIEGLTIDSLIECPYFTVQKWEIDGSASLKQQKPFLLVSVIHGEGELIHNGNHSFFKKGDHFLLPGEFGEFELAGKSELIISSI
- a CDS encoding small acid-soluble spore protein H; this translates as MNKQRAQEIAASPVMANVTYNEAPIYIQNVDENNETARIYPIDEPQNEQVVPLSNLKEH